The following proteins come from a genomic window of Acidimicrobiales bacterium:
- a CDS encoding DUF3499 family protein, translating to MDIRQCARPACPASATATMTYHYASRTVWLDSPGDEPDASAAWGLCATHAGSLKVPVGWACEDRRTPIIPLRPSIAV from the coding sequence ATGGACATCCGCCAATGCGCCCGGCCGGCCTGCCCGGCGTCGGCAACGGCCACCATGACGTACCACTACGCCAGCCGCACGGTCTGGCTCGACAGCCCGGGCGACGAGCCCGACGCGTCGGCCGCATGGGGCCTGTGCGCCACCCACGCCGGGTCCCTGAAGGTCCCCGTGGGCTGGGCCTGCGAGGACCGGCGCACGCCGATCATCCCGCTGCGCCCCTCTATCGCCGTCTGA
- a CDS encoding CPBP family intramembrane glutamic endopeptidase, which yields MTGVPLGRGPSPWEPPPDRTARWGIADAAAGFVVALVISVVVANVWVAVTGERDVTLGLTVVTLVAQWTGLVGAVLLASRRKGTGDLADDFGLRVEGRDVGPGIVAGVVSQLVLIPLLYLPFDLLGADLDVSEKARETTDLGQGPGLFVLALFIVIGAPVVEELFFRGLLQRAVDRRYGARWAVGVSSVAFGVTHFQPVQLLGLVAFGIVLAVLAQRAGRLGPALIAHVAFNATSVAALVAAR from the coding sequence GTGACCGGGGTCCCGCTCGGGCGCGGCCCGTCGCCGTGGGAGCCGCCGCCCGACCGGACGGCGCGGTGGGGCATCGCCGACGCGGCCGCCGGCTTCGTCGTCGCCCTGGTGATCTCGGTGGTGGTGGCCAACGTCTGGGTCGCCGTCACCGGCGAGCGGGACGTCACCCTCGGGCTCACCGTCGTCACCCTCGTCGCCCAGTGGACCGGGCTGGTGGGCGCCGTCCTCCTGGCCAGCCGGCGCAAGGGCACCGGGGACCTGGCCGACGACTTCGGCCTGCGAGTCGAGGGGCGCGACGTCGGCCCCGGGATCGTCGCCGGCGTGGTCTCCCAGCTGGTGCTGATCCCGCTGCTGTACCTGCCGTTCGACCTGCTGGGCGCCGACCTCGACGTCTCCGAGAAAGCCCGCGAGACCACGGATCTGGGCCAGGGACCGGGCCTGTTCGTCCTCGCCCTGTTCATCGTGATCGGCGCCCCGGTGGTCGAGGAGCTGTTCTTCCGAGGCCTGCTCCAGCGGGCCGTCGACCGGCGCTACGGGGCCCGGTGGGCCGTCGGTGTGTCGTCCGTCGCGTTCGGGGTCACGCACTTCCAGCCCGTCCAGCTCCTCGGGCTGGTCGCCTTCGGCATCGTCCTCGCGGTCCTGGCGCAGCGGGCCGGCCGGCTCGGGCCCGCCCTCATCGCCCACGTGGCGTTCAACGCCACCTCGGTGGCCGCCCTGGTCGCCGCCCGCTGA